Proteins encoded in a region of the Armatimonadota bacterium genome:
- a CDS encoding hypothetical protein (possible pseudo, frameshifted), producing MLDVPFAIIAKRRPEPNKVEVMEVVGNVEGKTAIMIDDMVDTGGSLVQGAEALIERGATGVIACCTHPVLSGNAPERILRSPIRKLIVTDTIPVTPDKINEKITVLSVAPLLAEAILRIHNDDSVSVLFERQAELVRTRNS from the coding sequence ATGCTGGATGTGCCTTTCGCCATTATCGCCAAAAGACGCCCCGAACCGAACAAAGTGGAAGTGATGGAAGTGGTAGGCAACGTGGAAGGCAAAACCGCCATCATGATCGACGATATGGTAGATACAGGCGGCTCGCTGGTGCAGGGGGCGGAGGCGTTGATAGAACGCGGCGCGACGGGAGTGATAGCCTGCTGCACGCACCCGGTGCTCTCCGGCAACGCCCCGGAACGGATTCTGCGCTCACCTATCCGTAAACTCATCGTCACCGACACCATTCCGGTAACACCCGACAAGATCAACGAAAAGATTACTGTGCTGTCGGTAGCGCCGCTGCTGGCGGAGGCGATTCTGCGCATCCACAACGACGACTCGGTCAGCGTGCTATTCGAGCGGCAGGCGGAGCTGGTGCGCACAAGGAACTCATAG
- a CDS encoding ABC transporter, with product MPIIEVDRLSKTYVTHKREQGALGALKSLITRQKVEVHAVQEVSFTIAEGELVGFLGPNGAGKTTTLKMLSGILYPTSGRATVMGYVPWERKPAFQRQMSIVMGQKMQLWWDLPAYESFILLKELYEVDDRTFERRVNELAEMLDIKKLLHTQVRRMSLGERMKCELLAALLHAPKVVFLDEPTIGLDVVSQKRIREFLKEYNRQAKTTILLTSHYMQDIQELCERVIIIDHGRIIFDNTLKTLVEQYSDSKLLKLTFDRPVAREQLERFGVVCGMDDLRAVIEVPRTRTTQIASQVLSELPVVDIVIDEVEAEEVIRDIFAGRARLSTQKSEVAAG from the coding sequence ATGCCGATTATCGAGGTAGACAGGCTCTCCAAAACGTATGTAACCCACAAGCGCGAGCAGGGCGCACTGGGCGCGCTGAAAAGCCTTATCACCCGCCAGAAGGTAGAGGTACACGCCGTGCAGGAGGTCTCCTTTACCATCGCGGAGGGTGAACTCGTCGGGTTCCTGGGTCCGAACGGTGCAGGAAAGACCACGACGCTCAAGATGCTGTCGGGTATCCTCTACCCCACCTCTGGCAGAGCCACCGTGATGGGCTACGTACCATGGGAACGCAAGCCTGCTTTCCAGAGGCAGATGTCTATCGTGATGGGACAGAAGATGCAGCTGTGGTGGGATCTGCCTGCCTATGAGAGCTTCATCCTGCTCAAAGAGCTATACGAGGTGGATGACCGCACCTTCGAGAGGCGTGTCAACGAGCTGGCGGAGATGCTGGACATCAAGAAGCTGCTACACACACAGGTGCGGCGAATGAGCCTGGGCGAGCGGATGAAGTGCGAGCTGCTGGCTGCACTGCTGCACGCACCGAAGGTGGTGTTTCTGGACGAACCTACCATTGGGCTGGATGTGGTATCTCAGAAACGCATTCGTGAGTTCTTGAAAGAGTACAATCGCCAGGCGAAAACCACTATCTTGCTCACCTCTCACTACATGCAGGATATTCAGGAGCTGTGCGAACGAGTGATTATCATTGACCACGGACGTATCATCTTTGATAACACCTTGAAGACGCTGGTGGAGCAGTATTCGGACAGCAAGCTGCTCAAACTCACCTTTGATCGTCCGGTAGCTCGCGAGCAGCTGGAGCGGTTCGGTGTGGTATGCGGGATGGATGACTTGCGTGCTGTTATCGAGGTTCCTCGCACGCGCACCACGCAGATCGCCTCTCAGGTGCTCTCGGAGCTGCCGGTGGTGGATATCGTGATTGACGAGGTGGAAGCGGAAGAGGTCATCCGCGACATCTTTGCCGGGCGCGCCCGATTGAGCACCCAGAAGTCGGAGGTCGCAGCCGGATGA
- a CDS encoding transcriptional regulator, with translation MKVDERAQLVEVYDCVTEILKCKWTLAILDAIARGVNRPGRLERELPGLTTKVLNERIRKLERYGIIVRQVYPEIPPRVEYLFTERGKRLLKLLDAVNEFARQWNE, from the coding sequence ATGAAGGTCGACGAACGCGCACAACTGGTGGAAGTGTACGACTGCGTGACAGAGATTCTAAAATGTAAATGGACGCTGGCGATTCTGGATGCCATCGCTCGCGGTGTCAATCGCCCTGGCAGGCTGGAACGCGAGCTGCCCGGATTGACCACCAAAGTGCTGAACGAACGCATCCGCAAGCTGGAACGTTACGGTATCATCGTCCGGCAGGTATATCCTGAGATACCGCCGCGTGTGGAATATCTGTTCACCGAGCGGGGCAAGCGGTTACTGAAGCTGCTAGACGCGGTCAACGAGTTCGCCCGGCAGTGGAACGAGTGA
- the nanE gene encoding putative N-acetylmannosamine-6-phosphate 2-epimerase has translation MVSPLLREGLIVSCQAPESTPLGQPMVLAALAEAAVRGGAVGIRANLPRNIRAIRDLVQVPIIGIYKHTLPDYPVYITPTFEHARAVVEAGADIVAIDATTRDRPEPLPELIRRIHEELGVPVMADISTLEEGVAAAEMGADLVATTMSGYTPYTQDRRALGADIALVAQLVQRLSVPVICEGRISSPEEARLALEAGAWAVVVGTAITAIDQVTARFVQAMRQCASRRGDENSS, from the coding sequence ATGGTTTCGCCACTTTTGAGAGAGGGTCTTATCGTTTCATGTCAGGCACCAGAAAGTACCCCGTTGGGGCAGCCGATGGTACTGGCGGCGCTGGCAGAGGCGGCGGTACGTGGCGGTGCGGTGGGCATCCGCGCTAATCTGCCACGAAACATCCGCGCGATTCGGGATCTGGTGCAGGTGCCGATTATCGGCATCTACAAGCACACATTGCCGGATTACCCGGTGTACATCACTCCCACCTTCGAGCACGCTCGTGCCGTCGTAGAGGCGGGTGCGGACATCGTGGCGATAGACGCCACCACACGCGATCGCCCTGAGCCACTGCCAGAGCTGATACGGCGCATCCACGAAGAACTCGGCGTGCCTGTCATGGCGGACATCTCCACGCTAGAAGAGGGCGTTGCTGCAGCGGAGATGGGTGCAGACCTGGTAGCAACCACCATGTCGGGCTACACTCCATACACGCAAGACCGCCGTGCACTGGGAGCAGACATCGCGCTGGTCGCCCAGCTGGTGCAGAGGCTCAGCGTGCCGGTTATCTGCGAAGGGCGGATTTCTTCCCCGGAGGAAGCCCGGCTCGCGCTGGAGGCAGGGGCGTGGGCGGTAGTAGTGGGCACAGCCATTACGGCGATAGACCAGGTCACGGCGCGTTTCGTGCAGGCAATGCGGCAATGCGCCTCGCGCCGCGGCGACGAGAACAGTTCTTGA
- the queF gene encoding NADPH-dependent 7-cyano-7-deazaguanine reductase yields MDRNILEVFDNPYPDRDYLIKHVCPEFTSVCPKTGNPDFGTITIEYVPDKRCVELKSLKYYFFAYRNQGIFYEAVVNKILDDLVAVCQPRRMTVTGEFNVRGGIYSVVTASYVAGGEK; encoded by the coding sequence ATGGACAGAAACATTCTAGAAGTGTTCGACAACCCCTACCCTGACAGGGACTATCTGATCAAGCACGTCTGCCCAGAGTTTACTTCGGTGTGCCCCAAAACGGGCAACCCGGACTTTGGCACGATTACCATCGAGTACGTGCCCGATAAGAGGTGCGTAGAGCTCAAGTCGCTTAAATACTACTTCTTCGCCTACCGCAATCAGGGCATCTTCTACGAAGCGGTGGTAAACAAAATTCTGGACGACCTGGTAGCAGTGTGTCAGCCTCGGCGCATGACGGTAACAGGAGAGTTCAATGTGCGCGGGGGAATCTACTCAGTAGTCACTGCCAGTTATGTCGCAGGAGGCGAAAAGTAG
- the pth gene encoding peptidyl-tRNA hydrolase — protein sequence MPLWSHKREPQITPEWIVLGLGNPGAEYAHTRHNIGFDVVDILASRHRIRLSIHRNHAHYGMGTIADIPVLLAKPMTYMNRSGEAARALLQRYPLDSERLLVIVDDVALPTGRIRIRPSGSDGGHNGLASIIQCLGTQAFPRVRVGIGSPPPGQMVEYVLSRFAPQEQPIIEEALQRAADAAEAVITQGVQAAMNRFNAQNPSTNRARP from the coding sequence ATGCCGCTGTGGTCTCACAAACGAGAGCCGCAAATAACCCCTGAATGGATAGTGCTGGGGCTGGGCAACCCGGGCGCGGAGTATGCCCATACCCGGCACAATATCGGTTTCGACGTGGTGGATATCCTTGCCAGCCGCCACCGAATCCGCCTGAGTATACACCGCAACCACGCACACTACGGAATGGGCACGATAGCCGATATCCCCGTACTGCTGGCGAAGCCGATGACCTATATGAACCGCAGTGGAGAGGCGGCACGCGCTCTGCTGCAGAGATACCCGCTGGATTCGGAGCGCCTGCTGGTGATTGTGGACGATGTGGCGCTGCCGACAGGCAGAATCCGCATTCGTCCTTCTGGCTCCGACGGCGGACACAACGGGCTGGCTTCCATCATCCAGTGCCTGGGTACGCAGGCGTTCCCGCGTGTGCGCGTGGGCATTGGCAGTCCACCGCCGGGGCAGATGGTGGAATATGTGCTTTCACGCTTTGCGCCTCAGGAGCAACCGATTATCGAGGAGGCGTTGCAACGCGCCGCCGATGCAGCGGAAGCGGTTATTACGCAAGGCGTACAGGCGGCGATGAATCGGTTCAATGCACAGAACCCTTCTACGAACCGGGCACGTCCTTAA